The following nucleotide sequence is from Zea mays cultivar B73 chromosome 1, Zm-B73-REFERENCE-NAM-5.0, whole genome shotgun sequence.
TGATAGAATAGAACTAGTAACAACCCACTAGTGTTAGCACATTACTAACAATAAAGTGCGCTAGAAACAGAAACTGAGGCTGTCCCCCTATATCCCAATATCTTGCTACCTCAGCAAGATTCCTCCCCTTATATCAGCTCCCCCACAACGATTACCCCTAAATCATCCCTCTAAATCCCAATATCCACATATAAAATTATTTCCTTTCCAACTACCATACCTTCCTCCAAATGTTTTTTTATCTCTTTGCTAATTATTTCATCAAAGCTTTGAACGGCCAGCATCACCAAATGAAACCCACAGGGATGGCTAGCGAAAAAAGCAGGCGTCAATGTATAACAACGATGATAGATTTTTTTGTTTCCTAGTAAGATTTGATTTGGGAGCGGGGAGCGGCCGGCCGGCCGGACGAACGCCGGCAAGCTCCGATGCGCGcaacaccgtggccctgatctacTCATCCAGTCGCCCGAGAAATCATGGAAGAGGCTAGAGGGAAGGTAAGGAAGATGGGGGTTAATTTAACCTCAAATAATGTCAAATGAGGAATGAACAGAACGAGGCTTTGTAATCCACACCACCACAGGAACACAAGCAAGCAAATAGCATCCCAGCCAGCAGAAACGCTCGACGGATGGTTTATCATGGATGGTGGGCAGGCGGGCAGTGCCGTCGATGGCGGACGTGGTAGTGATGTGGAGCGTGACAACGCGGTTCCCGGCATCGGCGACCTTGGCAAGCGCCCAGGTGAGCAGCTCACGGTTGGCTCGGTTCGAGACTATGCCATACACGCCTCGTCGTAACAGAGCCTCCTCCACTCCGACGAGCCGTTCTGGATAAGCGCGTCTAGCTACAGCTGGGTGGGCACCATCAGGTGGTCGGCGTGGAGCCATGGAGCGCTGCCGCAATGATGGTGAGGAGCGCCGCACACGCGCTCTCCCATACGGTGTCGTCGTTGCGCTGGTTGATGGACGCGACGGCGGCGTCTTGAGCTTTGCCTCGGCGTCCCAGCTTGGCGAGGTCCCGCGCAGGGGCCGACGAGGCGACGAGCAGCGCTCCATCTGCTCCAGCCCGAGTCAAGTGGCGGCCGGCGGTACGATGAAAGGCGGCGAACAGGAGCGGAGGTCTTCACTGCGTGCGCGGGAACACGAAGTAGCGTCTCCCTAGATCTAGGGGGAGAGAGAAGGTTTCTATAGGATAGAGGGACTCAAAGAGAGCACCGTTGCATCTTTTAGGGGGCTCCTGTTGCCCCTAACGagggaagggggaaggggagcggcAAGCGATGCAGATAGTCTGACTAAGGCCTTTCACTTTTTCTGGGCTGTAAATGTACTCTTTGGGATACATAAATATAATAAATTGTACTAAAATAGAATCAGCACCGTATAGTTATAACTGTCAGCACACAAGTCTTAATGTCAACTCTTGAGACATTGATCTACTGAACCATCTAGACATGGTCCTTTTCAACCCCCTCAACCTGATTGACAAACAGTCAATCTCAAATGGGAACACATCAATAACATCGCATCACTCTTGATTTGAAGCATTCCTTTACCAGTATGTAAAATAAACAAAAGTACAGTGTCAAAATTCAGTTATAAACACATAAAAGTATGACAGAACAAATAAGGTACTGCAAGCCAAAAATAGTGAGTTCTGGCACAAACCTGTTGTTATTTGCTATGAGGACCTGGAGGTGCTTCAGCAGTCCTATTTCTACAGGCAAGTTATCAAGCCTGTTCTTTGCAACACACAGTTCACGAAGAGAAGTCAGTGAACCCAAAGTTGGTGGCAAGCTAACCAGTCTGCAAGATAAAGAAGAAAGTGGGTGATCACGTCATCTTATTTTCATGTATAACAAAAACATACTTATCAGTCATCATGCTCAATAGCACTAAGAAGATAAGAGATATTGTATTCTAAATATCTAATTAGAACTACAAAATATCCCCTTTTTGTACCAAACTACCAATGTGATACTTCATGCATCTTGGTGGCAGGAGTCAATTGCAAAAAAAATTATTCAACATGTTGACAGAAACATAGGTAACAAACAATGAGGTGATGAGGTTTAGTTTCTCAATAGGATAATTCAACTATCCCATTTAACCAAAAAAATCATGAACACGTATAGACATCTTCAGAGAACTAATGTGGATGTTTAGCGCAATAGTTTGCACCCGATTAACCACTCAGATATATCTCCCACCTGGAGGATTCCACCACACACTAAAGAAAAAAGTTAGAAGCCAAGATTTAGTATGCATTCTCTCTTATACTTCAACATATCGCCCCGATTAACCACTCAGATATATCTCCCACCTGGAGGATTCCACCACACACTAAAGAAAAAAGTTAGAAGCCAAGATTTAGTATGCATTCTCTCTTATACTTCAACATATCGCATGTTTCAGCTTTCTGCAAGCTATTGGTTGATTCTGGGTCAATACCTAGCTCCTAGCTCACAGTGGGTGAGTCAAAGCAAAAAGTTTGAGAATATAAAGAACAAAACAGTTTTGGTGAACATAGCTATAAACATTGCTTTATATCCACTGGCAACATCACCGAAAATTTATAGTACTACTATGAATAACAGTGACAGGACAAGAGTTTCAGAATCGGACATACCGGTTTTCGCTTAAAGATAAATTCAATAGCTTTTGAAGACATGATAGACCTTCCCAGCAGATGCTATCATCAACTATATCATTTTCAGTTAGGAGCAATTTCTGCAATATAAAATTAAGTCATGTATTTACAATTATAGTTCCTTATGGAAGAAAATAACCCAATTCACTCAGTGGGAAAGAATAATTACATTTAGAGATTTAAGAGCAGAGATTTTGTGTGGAATTTCCTTGATACAGTTGTAGCTAATGTCTAGTATTCGTATCGAGGTGCCACAATCCCAGACTTCTTCAGGTATTACCTATAGAGAAAGACACCCACAAAAGATCAGTCCAACTTTGTTCAAAAGGGAATTGGTATAGGAAGATAACGTGGCGATAACAACTCAATATCATTGGATCTCATAAAGCAGGAAGAAGTGAATGTTGAGTGGTTAGGCAACAGTAGCATCAATGAACAAATAATTAAATAGGATATCTGTTCCAACATTTGGTGATAAAACTGTAGCACCAAACTGAGATGCCATAACTAATTCAGTATATAGTTTAGTTAGAGGTATGGGTACAAATCATTGTGTCAATCATGATCAGAAATATACAAAAGGATTCTTGCAAAATTAGTGTTAGACATTTTCTTCTAGCCTTTTAGGGTCTGCTTGCAAATTGTAATAAAGACAGTAATCAAACATATAATGGTATTTCTTCAAGACACTTCTATTGACCACGGGTAGATTTCTAGATTTCGCAAATTTGAATCACAATTATCCTATGTCAGCATGCATCCCCAGGACCTTCATAGAAGTGATTCAAATAAATTGGAATAAGATATGTACCTTCAAGTCACAGTCTTGCAGCGCAACAACACCTGTTAACTTCCAGCGCTCAGATCGGCTTTTGGTGACAACTACCTCTGGCTTTTGTGTTTGATTCTCCTTAACATTTGAAGGCCTTCTCACAGTTGTTGCTGAGCTACTGCTATTATTTGTGATAGGACCATCCTGTTTAAGAGTAGACAACGAAAAGCAGATTCTGTAAGCACTCCACGTTCAATGGTGAAATTAAGCAATTTACCCTATCGTCTATGAAACACTTGTCAAGTAGTAACAAGGTACAACTGAAACTGTCCTCCCTCCACTACCAGGTAAAAATCGAACTTATGCACACGCTCATGGACATCCTACTCCAACAAATTCAATGCTAAATATCTGAACAAACTAACATAATGACCACATCAAAGCAGCACAGGTATGGGGAATTAAGACAGATCGAGGTGATTGATGCCGTACCCCCTGATGGAGCCCCTGCGACGCGATGAGCATCACCTTGGATCCGCCCACTACTTGCATCGAGCTCAGGCTTGCGGCATCCTGGAGCACTTTGCCTGCGACCACAAGGGAGTCGAGGGTTGGCTACTATGGGAGCGAATCCGCGGACTCAAGAGGTAACAAGGGTTTGGGGATCGGTGCCTTTGCAGATGAGCctctggccgcgcgggaggacattGGTCAGCGGCTGGAGGAGGCGCTTCAGCTCCGCGCCGGAAGCCGCTGCCGGGACCTCCACGGGGATCGTCCGCCCGGCGAACTTGACCTGGACGGTGATGGTGGTAGGCGCGGCCTCCATTACCTCTGTGCCGTCAGTCCGTCACAGGCACAGCCCACAAGACAAGACTCGAAGTCAGGATTCTGTTTCGACTCTACTCTGTTGAGAAACAACGGCCGCCCCCTTCCCTCTCTCCCTAGAGAAAAAAATGATATTTTACTGCTTACATTTTTTTACTGTCAACGGTCAAAAGAGGAGAGGATCCACCTAAGCTTTTATTGTAACTAGTCGTTTGACCGTGAGTTGCGACGACTTACAATAATAACCACGTAAACTATTCATCAAAAAAATTTAagatttttttattgattgtctccgctctttaatttgactaactgatgttattatttactccatgcaatatgtcATGGTACAACACGGTCAATGAAATAAGCGATTAAAAGAAAGTCCACAACGACTAGCtaaacgaacagagattataaaatgacataattccaccatacagagaccaaataagagaaattttgtgagctcaagtttctaaaataagtcacgtaATATTATAAGAActcgtttggatcattggaattgaattctagtctaataataataatttaggcATAAATCAATTAAGTTAATATGATTTTATATAGAATATATTTGTGTATTTGGCCATATGAGGAaaatatttatgtgctatattttcaCAGTAGGAGAGCGAACTAAAGAGCATGTTATAAATTACAGAGTAAAATCATAGCTTGGAGATACATAAAATCAATTTTCATCTATCTCCTCAATAAATTTGAGGTAGACATATATTTGAACTTTAGAAAGTGGTGAAATAtcgaattccaaactaaatagccTATCCTATTAAGAAAATTCCAATTCATGCGAAACGAAGCCCCTATAAGTATTTATATGAGTAGGATATGTGTATTTTACTTTTAAAGCGGTGAATATGCATACAATCAATATGTGGTACAACAATAACTCCAAAATAAGGAACCATGATTTTAACTATACATCTCATCAATTAGTTTCACAGACTTTAAAAATACTTTTCTAGTTCCTAAACTGGTTAACTAGTGCACGCCAGTAGTTAGTATAGTCTGTTATGTATTATTTTATAAGGTTAGAAATATGCAGTATTAACAAGCAGCTTAGACAACTAGAAATACATTTTTAAAGTTTATCAGCCTAAGTGGCATCTTATTAGGCTAGCTCCAGCAACAACCTGTCTATGGTTCTGAGCTCTAAATATAGCGTTTGCAGGCTACTTTTTGTGTCTAGCAGCAACCGCTAAAAGGAACTCTAAAGTAGAGGAGCTGCAAAGTGTCCGCTATCCGTGGAGGCTCCTCTATCCGGCATAGGACTAGTGTTGTGCACTGCAAGCACTGCTAG
It contains:
- the LOC100282196 gene encoding Plant intracellular Ras-group-related LRR protein 8 yields the protein MEAAPTTITVQVKFAGRTIPVEVPAAASGAELKRLLQPLTNVLPRGQRLICKGKVLQDAASLSSMQVVGGSKVMLIASQGLHQGDGPITNNSSSSATTVRRPSNVKENQTQKPEVVVTKSRSERWKLTGVVALQDCDLKVIPEEVWDCGTSIRILDISYNCIKEIPHKISALKSLNKLLLTENDIVDDSICWEGLSCLQKLLNLSLSENRLVSLPPTLGSLTSLRELCVAKNRLDNLPVEIGLLKHLQVLIANNNRITSLPSSIGDCESLTVVHLSSNLLTELPETFANLRNLKNLLISNNGLTSLPAAFFKKCSQLTTLDLHGTEITNDVLRQVEGWEEFDQRRRQKHQKQLDFRVGSSGVFDEGADDDNRRR